Sequence from the Streptomyces sp. Edi4 genome:
AAGGTGGACGAAGGCGAATCCAGGACTTCCAGTTCCTCAACGGCCTGGCCCTCGTCGGTCACGGTCGCACCCTGCTCGTCGCCGAGACCACCCGGCAACGGCTGACCGCCTTCACCGTCACGGGCGACGGGGCGCTCACGGACCGGCGCACCTACGCCGACCTCGCCCATCTGGTCGGTACCCACGCCCGGCCGGACGGTATCTGGCCGACACAGGACGGCGTCTGGGTGGCCACCACCACCGGACACGCCGTCGCCCTGGTCTGGGAGAACGAGCTGGTCACCTCGGTGGACACTGGGGAGCTGCTGCCGATCGCGTGCTGCGGAGACGGCGGGAACCGGCTGTTCGTCACCCTCGCCGACACCCATGGCCTCCCTCTGGGGGAGGCCATGGCCGCGAAAGCGGTGCACACGACGGTCGCACTGCTCGAGGCCACGAAGGAGGGGCACGCTGCATGAGCACCGAAGCAGCCGGACTGGACCCCGATGCTACAGGCCGTCGAACACTCCCGGATCACCGACTTCGCGCGGTTCGCCTCGCCGCGGCGCCGGACGCGACCTGGGCGGTGACTACCACGCGCTGCTGGGCGTGGTCGGTCGACGACGTGAACGGCTTCTGGGCGGCGGTGTGGGACTACTTCCGTCTGCCCGAGCGCCTGGTGGGGCCCGCGCTGGCGGCCGAGGCGCTGCCGGGAGGCGTGTGGTTTCCCGGCAGCACGCTGAACTACACGGCCGAAGTCTTCCGCGACCGGACCGGCACCGACACCGCCGTCATCACGGTGACCGAGGACACCGGCCCGCAGCGGCGATCACCTGGCACGAACTGCGGCGTCAGGTCGCCTCACTCGCGCAGGCGCTCACCGAACTCGGCGTGCGCCTGGGCGACCGGGCGGCGGGTACCTCCTCAACGGCGTGCAGGCCGTCGTGGCCTTCCTTGCCACCGCCGGTCTGGGCGACCTGGCGGGCGCGCGCGGGCAGGACTACACCGCCGCCGCGGCCGAAGCGCGGTTGGCGCAGCTCCGGCCGACCGTGCTCATCGCCGCGACCGGCTGTCTCCACGGCGGGAAAGCACATCGACCGCCGCGCCGATGTGGAAGCCCTGCGCGACGCGCTGCCGACCCTCACGGCGACCATCGCCGTGGGGGACGCGGCAGGGGCGGTGCCCGGTGCCCTCCCGTGGTCCGCGCTCACCGGGCGCGACGCCGAACTGACCCCCGTACCAGTCCCGTTCGACCACCCGCTGTGGGTCGTGTTCTCCTCGGGCACGACCGCCGAGCTGGGCATCGTGCACGGGCACGGCGGGTCGTGCTGAGCAGCTCAAGAACCTGGGCCTGCACCTGGGCCTGCGCTCCGGGGACTGTTTCTGCTCTGGCACACCACACCGAGCTGGACTACGTGGACGTCCTGGTGGCCGGCCTGCTACTGGGCGCAACGGCCGTCTGTTACGAGGGCAGCCCTGCCTATCCCGGCATCGATGCGCTCTGGCGGCTCGCGGCCCGACTGGAGGTGAACGTCCTGGGGCACCAGCCCCGGCTACCTGGCGGCGCGCCGCAAGGCCGGTGTGCGGCTCGCCGACCACCATCCGGCCTCTCTCGAGCGCCTGGGGGTCACCGGCTCGGCGTTCCCCGCCGACCTGCAACACTGGGTCGCCGGCGAACTCGGGTCACGGACACAGGTCGTGTGCACCAGTGGTGGCACCATGTGGTCACCGCGTTCCTCGGCGCCGCACCCACCACGCCGGTCTGGGCCGGTGATGGTTTCGCTCTGCCTGGGCGTGGCCGTGGAAGCCTTCGGCCCGGACGGCAGGCCGGTGCGGGGCGAGGTGGAGCTGGTGGTGCTCCGGCGCATGCCGTCGATGCCGCCTGCATCTTCTGGACGACCCGGACGGCTGCTGCGCGCTCTACCGCGGCGCCTACTTCGACGTCTACCCGGCATGGTGCATGGCGACGGCATCACCATCACCGACCACGGCTCGGTGACCTGCACGGCGGGTCCGACGCGACGCTGAACCGCCACGGCATACGCATGGGAAGCAGCGACATCTACGGTCCGGTGGAGCAGCTCGAGGAGATCGCGG
This genomic interval carries:
- a CDS encoding SMP-30/gluconolactonase/LRE family protein; translation: GGRRRIQDFQFLNGLALVGHGRTLLVAETTRQRLTAFTVTGDGALTDRRTYADLAHLVGTHARPDGIWPTQDGVWVATTTGHAVALVWENELVTSVDTGELLPIACCGDGGNRLFVTLADTHGLPLGEAMAAKAVHTTVALLEATKEGHAA